From Gemmatimonadota bacterium, a single genomic window includes:
- a CDS encoding amidohydrolase/deacetylase family metallohydrolase, translating to MAFDLVLTGATIIDPSQQKNEKGDVGIRDGKIAAVSDHLEAGADTTIDVSGKYLTPGWIDLHAHVYAGATTFGIKADALCLATGVTTIVDAGSPGWTNLRGFLEFIVEPSRTEVLTFVHISSIGLLNSMRGEMEDIKNADPERTARVISMWPRHCVGVKVRQGAFQVGSHGVEPLRRAVEAAEMADTRVMVHIDKGVALPDILELLRPGDVVTHCYQGKGDHILGDDDRVIPEVYEARERGVFFDLGHGAGSFHYGIAKRAVELGFLSDVISTDLHVYSLRSPVYSLPETASKLLNMGLDFEEIVRQTTSNPAGVLNRSDDIGTLKEGSVADIAVFDLEEGRYTFTDAHGRQEIGPSMITPHLTVRAGQVYYPDDVKDEVVETERRAEEMVGITGVPYGTIRDIKKVQ from the coding sequence ATGGCTTTCGACCTGGTGCTGACAGGGGCGACGATCATCGATCCGTCCCAACAGAAGAACGAAAAAGGCGACGTAGGCATCAGAGACGGCAAAATCGCCGCGGTTTCCGATCATCTCGAGGCCGGCGCAGATACGACCATCGACGTATCGGGCAAGTACCTTACGCCCGGCTGGATCGATCTGCACGCCCACGTATACGCCGGCGCCACGACCTTCGGCATCAAGGCCGACGCTCTCTGCCTGGCCACTGGCGTAACCACCATCGTGGACGCCGGAAGTCCGGGATGGACCAACCTGCGCGGCTTTCTCGAGTTCATCGTCGAACCCTCCCGGACCGAAGTGCTCACCTTCGTCCATATCAGTAGCATCGGGCTCCTGAATTCCATGCGCGGCGAGATGGAGGACATCAAAAACGCCGATCCCGAGCGTACGGCCCGGGTCATTTCGATGTGGCCGCGGCACTGTGTCGGCGTCAAGGTCCGGCAGGGGGCTTTCCAGGTGGGAAGCCACGGCGTGGAGCCGCTCCGGAGGGCCGTCGAAGCCGCCGAGATGGCGGACACCCGGGTAATGGTACACATCGACAAGGGCGTCGCCCTGCCGGATATCCTGGAACTGCTTCGTCCGGGCGATGTGGTGACTCACTGCTACCAGGGCAAGGGAGATCATATCCTCGGCGACGACGACCGGGTGATTCCCGAGGTATACGAAGCCAGAGAACGCGGCGTGTTCTTCGACCTTGGACACGGCGCCGGGAGTTTTCATTACGGCATCGCCAAAAGGGCGGTCGAACTGGGTTTCCTGTCCGACGTGATCAGTACCGACCTGCACGTCTACAGCCTGAGATCGCCGGTGTACAGTCTTCCTGAAACGGCATCCAAACTGCTGAACATGGGGCTGGATTTCGAGGAGATCGTCCGCCAGACGACATCAAATCCCGCGGGAGTACTGAACCGATCGGATGATATCGGCACGCTGAAGGAGGGAAGCGTCGCCGACATCGCCGTTTTCGACCTGGAAGAAGGTCGTTATACCTTTACCGATGCCCACGGCCGGCAGGAAATCGGGCCCAGCATGATCACCCCGCATCTTACCGTACGGGCCGGACAGGTGTACTATCCGGACGACGTGAAAGACGAGGTGGTGGAGACGGAGCGCCGCGCCGAAGAGATGGTGGGGATCACCGGGGTGCCCTACGGGACCATCCGGGACATAAAGAAAGTGCAGTGA
- a CDS encoding mandelate racemase, with translation MTPEIIKIETVVFQYTVENMGVDYNGFNLVYEKGATRKLGGGLLRIHTNLGIVGEYLGGPSPSGPAVKYLLGRNPFEREKIYNDLKRGLRHTDRTQIGAVDVALWDFAGKYYNAPVYQLLGGYRTALPAYASTYHGDENDGLHTPEAFADFAEQCRDLGYRAFKIHGWGNAPIEREVANVKVTGKRVGDGMDLMIDPACEYNTWADALKVGRACDEAGFFWLEDPYKDGGVSIFGHKKLREHITTPILQTEHIFGLEQHVDFVVNGGTDFVRSGVYEDGGITGVMKIAHAAEGLGLDMELHGGGLAHRHIMASVRNSNYYELGLVHPGITKNKPPVYAPEFTDELENIDEHGCVPVPQGPGLGAEIDRDYIEAHRIDTIVHEV, from the coding sequence ATGACCCCGGAAATTATCAAAATTGAAACCGTTGTATTCCAGTACACCGTCGAAAACATGGGCGTGGACTACAACGGATTCAACCTGGTGTACGAGAAAGGCGCCACGCGCAAACTCGGCGGCGGCCTGTTGCGGATACACACCAACCTGGGGATCGTCGGCGAATACCTGGGCGGTCCCTCGCCGTCGGGACCGGCGGTCAAGTACCTGCTGGGCCGCAATCCCTTCGAACGGGAGAAGATCTACAACGATCTGAAGCGTGGCCTGCGGCATACCGACCGTACCCAGATCGGCGCGGTGGACGTGGCGTTGTGGGACTTCGCCGGGAAGTACTACAACGCGCCGGTCTACCAGTTGCTGGGCGGTTACCGGACCGCCCTGCCGGCTTACGCGAGCACGTACCACGGCGACGAAAACGACGGGCTGCACACGCCCGAGGCCTTCGCGGACTTCGCCGAACAGTGCCGGGACCTGGGATACCGCGCCTTCAAGATCCATGGCTGGGGCAACGCCCCCATCGAGCGAGAGGTCGCCAACGTGAAAGTCACGGGAAAGCGCGTGGGAGACGGCATGGACCTCATGATCGATCCCGCCTGTGAATACAATACCTGGGCGGACGCGCTCAAGGTGGGCCGGGCCTGCGATGAAGCCGGGTTCTTCTGGCTGGAGGATCCTTACAAGGACGGCGGCGTGTCCATTTTCGGCCACAAGAAGCTGCGGGAACACATCACCACGCCGATCCTGCAGACCGAGCACATCTTCGGCCTGGAGCAGCACGTCGATTTCGTCGTGAACGGGGGAACGGACTTCGTGCGGTCCGGGGTCTACGAGGACGGCGGCATCACCGGCGTGATGAAGATCGCCCACGCGGCCGAGGGACTCGGGCTGGACATGGAACTTCACGGCGGCGGCCTCGCCCACCGCCATATCATGGCATCCGTCCGGAACAGCAACTACTACGAACTGGGGCTCGTGCATCCCGGTATCACGAAGAACAAGCCGCCCGTCTACGCGCCCGAATTCACCGATGAGCTGGAGAACATCGATGAACACGGATGCGTTCCTGTCCCCCAGGGCCCGGGTCTGGGCGCTGAAATCGACCGGGATTACATCGAGGCGCATCGCATCGATACGATCGTTCACGAGGTGTAG
- a CDS encoding phytanoyl-CoA dioxygenase family protein, which produces MTTQMPVSFLSPEEKWHFELQGYLLLTGVVPDADLSEMRPVLEGWLNADEKELPAPLKRGRQEPNKTHIGHIHYGHEVFQRLNMNPEIIRVVAGLTWGCPRLMHCVFTHMVKGPEELHFHRDDDGVKVTHGFRNPNNDFQVADGEIYCSHLATWVALADVPPGTGFCLVPGSHKTTVPEPEGLPVEHDPPTSITIPMKAGDVIIFSTRLLHNASPWTQDYPRLNIFQRYVFSWFFDLPHLYPLEEHREKLSDDMYELEKMTRDEKQVVKRVRDMLAGA; this is translated from the coding sequence TTCCTGTCACCGGAAGAGAAGTGGCATTTCGAGCTGCAGGGCTACCTGCTGCTGACCGGCGTTGTTCCGGACGCCGACCTGTCCGAGATGCGTCCGGTCTTGGAAGGCTGGTTGAACGCGGACGAGAAGGAACTTCCCGCGCCACTCAAGCGGGGGCGCCAGGAGCCGAACAAGACCCATATCGGCCATATCCACTACGGCCACGAGGTGTTCCAGCGGCTCAACATGAACCCGGAGATCATCCGCGTGGTGGCCGGGTTGACCTGGGGTTGTCCCCGCCTTATGCACTGCGTATTCACCCACATGGTCAAGGGCCCGGAAGAACTGCACTTTCACCGGGATGACGACGGGGTCAAGGTCACCCACGGATTCCGCAATCCCAACAACGATTTCCAGGTGGCGGACGGCGAGATCTACTGCAGCCACCTGGCCACGTGGGTCGCCCTGGCGGACGTGCCGCCCGGTACGGGATTCTGCCTGGTGCCGGGCAGTCACAAGACCACGGTGCCGGAACCGGAAGGACTACCTGTCGAGCACGATCCTCCCACGTCTATCACGATCCCCATGAAGGCGGGGGACGTCATCATCTTCTCTACCCGCCTGCTTCACAACGCCAGTCCGTGGACCCAGGACTATCCCCGCCTGAACATCTTCCAGCGGTACGTTTTCAGCTGGTTCTTCGACCTGCCCCACCTGTATCCGCTGGAAGAGCACCGCGAGAAACTGTCGGACGATATGTACGAACTGGAGAAAATGACCCGCGACGAGAAGCAGGTCGTCAAGCGGGTACGGGACATGCTGGCCGGCGCGTAG